Proteins found in one Stigmatopora nigra isolate UIUO_SnigA chromosome 15, RoL_Snig_1.1, whole genome shotgun sequence genomic segment:
- the abcc1 gene encoding multidrug resistance-associated protein 1 — MTSHQMGLDTFCSPDGSDQFWDWDLSWNTTKPDFTQCFHNTVLVWLPCVYLWLCAPIYLVYLRSHSRGYICMSHLNKAKTAFGFLLWIICWADVFYSFWERSYGSEVPAPVRLISPTILGFTMLLATLIIQYERMKGVQSSGILLFFWLLALSCATITFRSKILQALNQPSTVCVWRHTTFFIYYTLLLISLVLCCLSDKPPLFSQVVKDPNPCPEPGASFLSKITFWWVTRMMMQGYKHPLEEKHLWSLNSEDSSQKVVPRFVQRWTADCQKGKRTEQKTLYSPKRAHHTNNKETPAAEESEILLVKSTKRKEPSLLWALCLTFGPYFLISCFYKLIQDILMFVGPEILRRLIHFVNNSSVPTWHGYFFTVLLFLCTCVQSIILQRYFHVCFITSMRLRTAIVGAVYRKALVISSEARRKSTVGEIVNLMSVDAQRFMDLIAYINMIWSAPLQVVLALYFLWQNLGPSVLAGVAVMVLMVPVNAFIAMKTKTYQVAQMKNKDNRIKLMNEMLNGIKVLKLYAWELAFQGKVSDIRERELQVLKKAAYLGAVSTFTWVCAPFLVALSTFAVYVMVDEKNVLDAQTAFVSLALFNILRFPLNMLPMVISSMVQASVSLKRLRVFLSHEELQEDNVIRRPVVGSSNSISIVDGVFSWSKNESPALKMLNVCIPDGSLVAVVGLVGSGKSSLLSALLGEMENLEGSVTVKGSVAYVPQQAWIQNSTLKENIIFGQDISEAWYKRVVAACALQPDIEILPAGDSTEIGEKGVNLSGGQKQRVSLARAVYCDRTVYLLDDPLSAVDAHVGKHIFDHVVGPQGLLKDKTRVLVTHGLSYLPHVDLILVMVNGEITEVGSYQQLMDTEGAFSEFQRTYAGVDHSDNEDSETKPKLLNKGMENGSVTGLAKDPSQSSNISKQSMEEKEELQKKPPNNTDAGKLTVGDKAGTGRVKLSVFWSYLKAIGILLSCFGLLLFLVHNVLSLLSNYWLSLWTDDPVINGTQPMREMRLGVYGALGLSQGVAVFGYSLSMSIGGILASRYLHQSMLYNVLRSPMTFFEQTPSGNLVNRFAKEMDTIDTLIPSILKMFMGSMFNVIGSCIVILIATPYVAIIIPFLGLLYFFVQRFYVASSRQLKRLESVSRSPIYTHFNETLLGTSVIRAFGEQERFIRESDRRVDHNQKAYYPSIVANRWLAIRLEFVGNCIVSSAALFAVMARENLSPGIMGLAISYALQLTASLTWLVRMSSDVETNIVAVERVKEYSDTEKEAEWKQETSSTSPRWPTEGCIEFRNYGLRYRHDLDLAIRNITVNISGGEKVGIVGRTGAGKSSLTLGLFRIIEAAEGQILIDKINIAKLGLHELRSRITIIPQDPVLFSGSLRMNLDPFESYSDEDVWRSLEFSHLKNFVSGLPDKLNHECSEGGENLSVGQRQLICLARALLRKTKILVLDEATAAVDMETDNLIQTTIRSQFEDCTVLTIAHRLKTIMDYTRVLVLEKGEMIEFDSPANLLSQRGAFFKMAKDSGLA; from the exons TTGCTGGCCACCCTGATAATTCAGTATGAACGAATGAAAGGGGTTCAATCGTCTGgaatattactttttttctggCTGCTGGCTTTGTCATGTGCCACCATCACCTTCCGATCTAAAATCCTACAAGCCCTTAATCAG CCATCAACAGTTTGTGTCTGGAGGCACaccactttttttatatactacaCCCTATTGCTGATCTCGCTGGTTTTGTGCTGCTTGTCAGATAAACCTCCACTCTTCTCCCAGGTTGTCAAAGATCCT AATCCTTGCCCTGAGCCCGGAGCCTCTTTCCtttccaaaataacattttggtgGGTCACCAG GATGATGATGCAAGGCTACAAGCATCCCCTAGAAGAGAAACACTTGTGGTCGCTGAACTCTGAAGACTCTTCACAGAAAGTGGTTCCAAGGTTTGTTCAGCGTTGGACTGCGGATTGCCAAAAGGGAAAAAG AACAGAACAGAAGACACTGTACTCTCCCAAGCGGGCCCATCACACCAATAACAAGGAGACTCCAGCTGCGGAGGAGTCTGAAATCCTACTtgtaaaaagcacaaaaagaaaagagccCTCCCTGCTGTGGGCTTTGTGCCTGACATTTGGGCCTTACTTCCTAATATCATGCTTCTACAAGTTAATCCAGGACATCCTCATGTTCGTTGGACCTGAGATCCTTCG GCGTCTGATCCACTTCGTGAACAACTCCAGCGTCCCCACCTGGCACGGCTATTTCTTCACAGTTCTGCTATTTCTCTGCACTTGTGTGCAGTCAATCATTCTGCAGAGGTATTTTCACGTCTGCTTCATCACAAGTATGCGTCTGCGCACTGCCATCGTCGGAGCAGTCTATAGAAAG GCCTTAGTTATCAGCAGTGAGGCCCGCCGCAAGTCCACCGTCGGAGAAATTGTCAACTTGATGTCAGTGGATGCTCAGCGCTTTATGGATCTCATCGCTTATATTAATATGATATGGTCCGCCCCCCTGCAGGTGGTGTTAGCCCTGTATTTTCTCTGGCAG AATCTGGGACCGTCTGTTTTGGCTGGGGTAGCTGTTATGGTTCTCATGGTTCCAGTTAATGCTTTCATCGCCATGAAAACCAAAACCTACCAG gtgGCACAGatgaagaataaagacaacCGAATTAAGCTGATGAATGAGATGCTTAATGGTATCAAAGTACTGAAGCTATATGCCTGGGAGCTCGCTTTCCAGGGCAAGGTATCTGATATCCGAGAACGCGAGTTGCAGGTACTGAAGAAAGCTGCTTACCTTGGGGCAGTGTCTACCTTCACTTGGGTCTGTGCACCCTTTTTG GTTGCATTGTCCACATTTGCAGTCTATGTGATggttgatgaaaaaaatgtgcttgaCGCCCAGACGGCCTTTGTCTCTCTTGCGCTCTTCAACATCTTGCGTTTTCCTCTCAACATGCTCCCTATGGTCATCAGTAGTATGGTTCAG GCGAGTGTCTCTCTGAAGCGACTGAGAGTGTTTCTGTCACATGAGGAGCTACAGGAAGATAATGTCATACGCAGACCAGTTGTAGGCt ccTCAAACAGTATATCCATAGTAGATGGAGTTTTCAGCTGGTCAAAAAATGAGTCACCTGCACTCAAGAT GCTGAATGTGTGTATCCCAGACGGCTCCTTGGTAGCTGTTGTGGGGCTTGTGGGGTCCGGAAAGTCTTCTCTTTTGTCCGCACTGCTCGGAGAAATGGAAAATCTTGAAGGAAGCGTGACTGTCAAG GGTTCAGTTGCCTATGTTCCCCAGCAAGCTTGGATCCAGAATTCCACACTGAAGGAAAACATCATATTTGGCCAGGATATCAGTGAAGCCTGGTATAAGCGTGTGGTAGCTGCATGTGCCCTTCAGCCTGACATTGAGATCCTACCTGCTGGAGACTCCACTGAGATTGGAGAAAAG GGCGTCAATCTTTCTGGTGGTCAAAAGCAGAGGGTAAGCCTCGCCAGGGCTGTCTACTGCGACCGCACTGTCTACCTCCTGGATGACCCTCTGTCTGCTGTCGATGCTCACGTAGGAAAGCACATATTTGACCATGTCGTTGGTCCACAGGGCTTGCTGAAGGACAAG ACCCGTGTGCTGGTGACACATGGACTGAGCTATTTGCCTCATGTTGATCTGATCCTGGTCATGGTGAATGGAGAAATAACTGAAGTGGGCTCGTACCAACAGCTTATGGACACCGAGGGTGCTTTTTCAGAGTTTCAACGTACATACGCTGGCGTCGACCATTCAGACAACGAGG ATTCAGAAACCAAGCCAAAACTGTTAAACAAGGGAATGGAAAATGGGAGTGTAACTGGTCTTGCAAAAGA TCCAAGTCAAAGCAGCAATATTTCTAAACAGTCCATGGAAGAGAAAGAAGAGTTGCAAAAAAAGCCCCCAAATAATACAGATGCAGGCAAGCTAACAGTGGGTGACAAAGCTGGCACAGGAAGG GTCAAGCTTTCTGTCTTTTGGTCTTATTTGAAAGCAATAGGAATACTACTGTCCTGCTTTGGTCTATTGCTGTTTTTGGTTCATAATGTTCTTTCTCTGCTCTCAAATTACTGGCTGAGTCTTTGGACTGATGACCCAGTAATTAATGGTACTCAGCCTATGAGAGAGATGAGATTAGGGGTCTATGGTGCTCTTGGTCTGTCTCAAG GGGTGGCAGTCTTTGGTTACTCCTTGTCCATGTCCATTGGTGGAATATTGGCGTCTCGCTATCTTCATCAGTCCATGCTTTACAACGTCCTCCGCTCACCTATGACTTTCTTTGAGCAAACCCCCAGTGGTAACCTTGTCAACCGTTTTgccaaggagatggacaccATTGATACACTTATCCCTAGTATACTTAAAATGTTCATGGGATCCATGTTCAATGTGATAGGCTCTTGTATTGTCATCTTGATCGCTACGCCATACGTGGCGATTATCATTCCCTTTCTTGGTTTGCTATACTTTTTTGTTCAG AGATTTTATGTGGCATCATCACGCCAACTGAAGCGACTGGAGTCTGTCAGCCGTTCACCTATCTACACTCACTTTAATGAAACATTACTGGGCACATCGGTCATAAGAGCTTTTGGTGAACAAGAGCGCTTCATACGGGAGAGTGATCGGAGGGTTGACCATAACCAGAAGGCCTACTATCCCAGCATTGTAGCAAACAG GTGGCTGGCAATCCGTCTAGAGTTTGTTGGCAACTGCATCGTGTCATCTGCTGCTTTGTTTGCTGTCATGGCCAGAGAGAATCTAAGTCCTGGTATAATGGGTTTAGCAATCTCCTATGCGCTTCAG CTGACAGCCTCTTTAACGTGGCTGGTAAGAATGTCCTCTGATGTGGAAACAAACATTGTTGCAGTGGAGCGAGTGAAGGAGTACAGTGATACAGAAAAAGAG GCTGAGTGGAAGCAGGAGACCTCCAGCACTTCTCCTCGGTGGCCTACTGAAGGGTGCATTGAATTCAGAAACTACGGTCTTCGATACCGTCACGATCTAGACCTGGCCATCCGCAACATCACTGTTAACATTTCAGGAGGAGAAAAg GTGGGGATCGTTGGCCGAACAGGAGCAGGCAAATCGTCTCTAACCCTGGGCCTGTTCAGGATTATCGAGGCAGCCGAGGGACAAATTTTAATTGATAAGATAAACATTGCGAAACTTGGCCTTCATGAACTCCGTTCCAGAATTACCATCATACCGCAG GACCCAGTGTTGTTTTCAGGCAGTCTAAGAATGAACTTGGATCCATTTGAAAGCTACTCTGATGAGGATGTATGGAGGTCTTTGGAGTTCTCTCATCTTAAAAACTTTGTGTCAGGCCTGCCAGACAAACTCAACCATGAATGTAGTGAAGGTGGAGAGAACCTCAG TGTGGGCCAGCGCCAACTGATATGCCTGGCCAGGGCTTTGTTGAGAAAGACCAAGATCCTCGTTTTAGATGAGGCCACAGCAGCTGTAGACATGGAGACCGACAACCTCATCCAGACAACCATCCGCTCTCAATTTGAGGATTGCACCGTCCTTACCATTGCTCATCGATTGAAAACTATCATGGATTACACCAG GGTGCTGGTTTTGGAGAAAGGAGAAATGATAGAATTTGATTCCCCTGCCAATCTACTATCTCAAAGGGGAGCCTTCTTCAAGATGGCCAAAGATTCAGGGCTGGCCTGA
- the scaf1 gene encoding uncharacterized protein scaf1, translated as MDPKSASGLKRRLPTSSPSFKREIVQSPPCRSPSLSRSSPSSDRSSPSSASSSPRANSSLFQNHVKDLVRVSSTSVSHAKPSLSASKGTFAESFPRTLLQPSDGYQEEGSRKKDIYDPFHPTEGEKEKDGAIEEDGEKYDPFEPTGSPASDEEEDDNDENKEIKEELANVDPETDDEKDEDPPDSTDIFGEPLSPPLATQLSHRRRVDYNSTKVKKERTDSDHSEIEEGEIVVAIERDVGGKRTGGGGDLSLNPPQITFFNPKPERILRVLDGDGFVSVCADSNWDVDREAGAEPVVGVEDLRRKLVSKRKERYLAFPGSSPLTCPLPPSASPPAEIVPSPPHAPSAEQVSPNRKSSKTSKDQARPRSKDRKPREKDEKKKKRRKEKEGVRERSKEKKLVDKPQKEDREKEKHRRSSRSSSLKRKKTHHSSPEASKSRNNPPRREEPSRQSFSSFSLERHRERDREKERDRGRDRDRRMERDRPRERERSRPVSQKREETVSGRSSSRPDERKRKAVFHSSSRERDISNRPRRRQEEERRERLRPREHEGERRRDGRPVVPPSIQDLNGSDLFAIKRTITVTTTTTTTTVPGSPILAQTSPCRIVQDLDMSHKRKKKRRWPSGGEETNRGTRRSRSRSPSPPRYHSYESDRYSDKLEIDMLSLDGEALDSDYPSLEDTPPPALPPEPPAPSPKSKTTTKTERQHPKKKSRTSKKLTQSTSSSNKSKSKGLSSLSVASDSVSISTGLPLAKRTRKVSKDKVWDKKDLGRSSKSKKETSGRKGKLQSKVSVLVREGVSSTTGTSVGSGKLGMDLLGPGGTGGVSGGSVVGGSIAVVFCRDNESRSPFLKPCTEPLPVGVRNKDLTAMGKRNSLAAPPPPSLASPARTKSKKNKPGSITSTSSSTSSPSSTLATKRRRRVAKKVREKEGVSDLATGDASKSKTSPEDWSGLSQEVPSVGGDGSKPMSPHSGQSGPAPCSSSSSSSSFTSVLPPCSSPPHTPLLSMAPSRDTRESSPDSQTVDSSCKTPEPSFLADEGQTQTSPMIPPSSPPSPSEPQGPTPTTMQPPSDSAPISVASPPSSSLVGGGLGSLSLPLSTSDPSSSSVSSSSASKPPLQSPLVAPVLPWSLQTGVDCTAGGVLALTALLFKMEEANIASRAKAQEFIQATSQILSQANQSQSQAPPTNSLISQIPPPPPSLPPTTGLSPAQFILQNSLPLVGCTKTPPSHLHPALGGGCAKTPPPSMHLGLPGFTGSSGDSFWDNESKDPDKYLKKLHTQERAVEEVKLAIKPYYQRKDINKDDYKDILRKAVHKICHSRTGEINPVKVSNLVKLYVQRYKYFRKHGRKMDDEDRDDREHGGAF; from the exons ATGGACCCGAAATCAGCATCGGGCCTCAAAAGGAGGCTTCCCACCTCCTCTCCCTCTTTCAAAAGAGAGATAGTCCAAAGCCCCCCTTGTCGTTCCCCCTCTTTGTCTCGGTCCTCTCCATCATCTGATAGGTCTTCACCTTCCTCCGCGTCGTCCTCTCCCCGTGCCAATTCCTCTCTTTTTCAGAACCATGTAAAAGACCTGGTGAGGGTATCCTCCACATCTGTCTCCCACGCAAAGCCGTCCCTTTCCGCCTCCAAAGGAACCTTTGCCGAATCCTTTCCTCGCACTTTATTACAGCCAAGCGACGGTTATCAAGAAGAAGGTAGtaggaaaaaagacatttacgaTCCTTTCCATCCTACTGAAGGAGAAAAGGAAAAGGATGGAGCAATTGAAGAAGATGGAGAGAAGTATGACCCATTTGAGCCCACAGGTTCTCCGGCATCGGATGAGGAAGAAGACGACAATGACgaaaataaagaaatcaaaGAAGAACTGGCAAATGTGGACCCAGAAACTGACGATGAGAAAGACGAAGACCCTCCAGATTCCACTGACATTTTTGGTGAACCCCTGAGCCCCCCTTTGGCTACCCAGCTCTCTCACAGAAGGCGAGTTGACTACAACAGCACCAAAGTTAAAAAAGAAAGGACCGACTCGGACCATTCTGAGATTGAAGAGGGGGAGATTGTTGTTGCCATTGAGAGAGATGTTGGCGGAAAAAGaacgggaggaggaggagatctGTCCTTGAACCCTCCTCAGATCaccttttttaatccaaaaccaGAGCGCATCCTACGCGTTCTAGACGGGGACGGGTTTGTGTCTGTATGTGCTGACAGTAATTGGGATGTGGACAGGGAGGCGGGGGCGGAGCCGGTTGTAGGAGTGGAAGATCTGAGGAGGAAACTGGTCAGCAAGAGGAAGGAAAGATATCTGGCATTTCCCGGTTCTTCGCCACTCACTTGTCCACTGCCGCCATCCGCTTCTCCTCCCGCCGAGATTGTACCGTCGCCTCCTCATGCCCCTTCTGCTGAGCAGGTAAGCCCCAATCGGAAATCTTCCAAAACTTCCAAGGACCAGGCCAGACCCAGGAGCAAGGATAGGAAGCCTCGGGAGAAGgatgagaagaaaaagaaaaggaggaaagagaAGGAAGGAGTTCGAGAGAGGAGCAAAGAAAAGAAGCTAGTGGACAAACCCCAGAAGGAAGATAGGGAGAAGGAGAAACACAGGAGGAGCAGCAGGAGTAGTAGTCTGAAGAGGAAGAAAACGCATCACAGTAGCCCAGAGGCTTCCAAATCTCGAAATAATCCGCCAAGACGGGAGGAACCCAGCCGGCAGTCCTTCTCTAGTTTTTCCCTGGAACGCCACAGAGAGCGGGATCGGGAAAAAGAGAGGGACAGAGGTAGGGACAGAGACCGAAGAATGGAGCGAGACAGGCcaagggaaagagagagaagcCGCCCTGTCAGCCAGAAAAGGGAAGAGACCGTTTCAGGACGTTCCAGTTCGAGGCCAGATGAGCGCAAACGGAAGGCAGTGTTTCATTCCAGCAGCAGAGAGCGGGACATTTCTAACAGGCCCAGAAgaagacaagaagaagaaaggagAGAAAGGTTGAGACCCCGGGAGCATGAGGGGGAACGTCGCCGGGACGGGCGTCCCGTTGTCCCACCGTCCATTCAGGACCTGAATGGTTCGGATCTGTTTGCCATCAAGCGGACCATCACagtcaccaccaccacaaccaccaccactGTCCCTGGCTCTCCCATACTCGCTCAGACCTCTCCGTGTCGCATTGTCCAAGACTTGGACATGTCCCAcaagagaaagaagaagaggagatgGCCCTCGGGCGGTGAGGAGACCAACCGGGGTACTCGCCGTAGCCGTTCCCGCTCGCCGTCTCCTCCGCGCTATCATAGCTACGAGTCGGACCGTTATTCCGATAAATTAGAGATCGATATGTTGTCTTTGGATGGTGAGGCTTTGGACTCAGATTACCCGTCTTTGGAAGACACGCCACCACCAGCTCTGCCTCCAGAGCCTCCCGCCCCGAGTCCCAAATCCAAAACAACCACAAAGACCGAACGGCAACACCCGAAAAAGAAAAGTCGTACGTCAAAGAAACTGACTCAATCGACCTCCTCTTCCAATAAATCCAAAAGCAAAGGCCTATCTTCTCTCTCCGTCGCTTCTGATTCAGTGTCTATCTCAACGGGCCTTCCTCTAGCCAAGCGAACCAGGAAGGTGAGCAAGGATAAAGTGTGGGACAAAAAAGATTTGGGGCGCTCCAGCAAGTCTAAGAAAGAAACCAGTGGTCGGAAAGGCAAGCTCCAGTCCAAAGTGTCCGTTTTAGTGCGCGAAGGAGTGAGCAGCACCACTGGGACCTCAGTCGGATCGGGTAAGTTGGGCATGGACCTCCTCGGCCCCGGAGGAACCGGAGGAGTCTCTGGAGGCTCTGTGGTGGGGGGTTCCATCGCTGTGGTCTTCTGTCGAGATAACGAGAGCAGGTCACCGTTCCTCAAGCCATGCACCGAGCCTCTGCCCGTAGGAGTTCGTAACAAAGATCTGACCGCCATGGGCAAGCGAAACAGCCTGgcggcaccaccaccaccatctctAGCCAGTCCCGCGAGAACAAAatcgaaaaaaaacaagccaggCTCTATTACATCCACCTCGTCCTCTACCTCCTCTCCTTCCTCCACTTTGGCCACCAAGCGCCGCCGTCGGGTGGCTAAAAAAGTTCGGGAAAAAGAGGGAGTGTCCGACTTGGCCACCGGCGATGCAAGCAAATCCAAAACGAGTCCCGAAGACTGGAGCGGACTTTCTCAAGAGGTTCCTTCAGTTGGCGGTGATGGAAGCAAACCCATGAGTCCACACTCTGGCCAATCTGGCCCCGCCCCTTGttcctcatcttcttcttcttcctcctttaCAAGTGTACTCCCGCCCTGTTCCTCGCCACCCCATACACCCCTACTTTCCATGGCTCCTTCACGGGACACCAGGGAATCGTCTCCAGACTCTCAGACGGTGGACAGTAGCTGCAAGACTCCGGAGCCTTCGTTCCTGGCTGACGAAGGCCAGACCCAGACCAGCCCAATGATTCCACCGTCCAGTCCACCCAGTCCGTCTGAGCCCCAGGGGCCGACCCCAACCACCATGCAGCCCCCTTCAGACAGCGCACCCATTTCGGTGGCCTCCCCTCCGTCCTCCTCTTTGGTAGGAGGTGGCCTCGGTTCCCTTTCTCTACCTTTGTCCACGTCAGATCCCTCTTCCTCCTCGGTGTCCTCATCTTCTGCCAGTAAGCCTCCTCTACAGTCTCCTCTAGTGGCTCCTGTTCTTCCATGGAGTCTGCAAACTGGTGTGGACTGCACAGCTGGAGGGGTTCTCGCAT TAACTGCTCTACTCTTTAAAATGGAGGAAGCAAATATTGCCAGCAGAGCTAAAGCACAAGAGTTCATCCAAGCGACCAGCCAG ATCCTCTCTCAAGCAAACCAGAGCCAATCCCAGGCTCCCCCAACCAATTCCTTGATCTCCCAGATACCTCCGCCCCCTCCCAGTTTGCCTCCAACAACTGGACTCAGCCCAGCGCAGTTCATCCTCCAAAACTCCCTGCCGTTAGTTGGTTGCACCAAAACACCCCCATCTCACCTGCACCCCGCCCTTGGTGGAGGGTGTGCAAAGACCCCTCCACCTTCCATGCATCTTGGGCTTCCAGGATTCACAGGGAGCTCTGGGGACTCTTTTTGGGACAATGAAAGCAAAGACCCTGATAAG taCCTGAAAAAGCTCCACACCCAGGAGAGGGCAGTGGAAGAGGTGAAGCTTGCAATTAAGCCATACTATCAGCGCAAAGACATCAACAAGGATGACTACAAAGATATCCTCAGAAAAGCTGTTCACAAG ATCTGCCACAGTCGTACCGGCGAAATCAATCCAGTCAAGGTTAGCAACCTTGTGAAGCTATACGTCCAGCGCTACAAGTACTTCCGAAAACACGGGCGCAAAATGGATGACGAGGACAGGGATGACAGGGAACATGGCggggctttttaa